Genomic window (Acidaminococcales bacterium):
TCTCAATCCCTCACTAATTGCTGCCTGCTATATTTGTCAAGGTAAAAATCACGCAGTATTTTAACATCTTCAGCGGCTATGCCGCCTGTTTCGGCATCAAGTTGTTTCGCGTACAGGAAGATTTTGGCGGTCTTCTCCACGATAACGGCAACCGTCAGCGCTTCGGTAAGATTGCGCCCGCAAACGGCCAAACCGTGATTTTTTAATAATACCGCGTTTTTGCCGGCAAGGGCGTCAACCGCATTGGCAGCCAGCGACGCGGTTCCGGGCAAAGCGTATCCGCCCACGTCTATTTGCCCGCCGACAATCTGTGCCATGTCCTCCGCCACCGGCAGAATAGGCTGCCCGGCTACGGCAAACGCGCTCGCGTAAACGCTGTGCGTATGTATGATCGCCTTCACGTCTGGGCGGGCGTTATATATAGCGATATGCAAAGGCCATTCGGATGAGGGCGCAAAGGTATTTTTTTGCGGTTTTCCCTGCGCGTCAATGATGCAAATGTCCTTATAACAAAGCGTATCATAAGCGCGGCCGGAAGGCGTAATCGCTATGAGGCCTTTCTTTCCCGTGCGCGCGCTGACATTTCCCCAGACGCCTTCTGTCAGTTTAGCCTGCAAGAGCAGCCGGCCTGTCTCAACTATTTTTCTGCATACGGCCAAAGTCGCTTTATTCATGCCATGCCCATATATTCTTTCTGTGTTTTAGTCAGGCAGTCTATTTCCGTGTTCATGGCGGCAAGTTTGATTTGGGCGGCTTTAACGCTCAGTTCATCCGGCAAGTTATATACCCTGTTTTCCAACTTGCCGGCGTTCTCCAAAAGATAAACCATTGAGAGCGCCTGCATCGTAAAGGAAAGATCCATTATCTCCGCCGGATGGCCGTCGCCGCAAGCTAAATTGACTAAACGCCCTTCGCCAAGGAGATTGAGCCGGCGCCCATCGGCCATTGTGTAGGTCAGGATGTTTTTCCGTGATTCATAAGGCTTTTTTACGCTCAGGGCGGCCAAGTGGTTTTTATTTATTTCCACGTCAAAATGCCCCGCGTTGGCAAGTACAACGCCGTTTTTCATGGCCATGAAATGTTCTTTGACCAGCACGTCCGTACAACCGGTTACAGTAAT
Coding sequences:
- a CDS encoding class II aldolase/adducin family protein, with amino-acid sequence MNKATLAVCRKIVETGRLLLQAKLTEGVWGNVSARTGKKGLIAITPSGRAYDTLCYKDICIIDAQGKPQKNTFAPSSEWPLHIAIYNARPDVKAIIHTHSVYASAFAVAGQPILPVAEDMAQIVGGQIDVGGYALPGTASLAANAVDALAGKNAVLLKNHGLAVCGRNLTEALTVAVIVEKTAKIFLYAKQLDAETGGIAAEDVKILRDFYLDKYSRQQLVRD